Within the Saccharopolyspora gloriosae genome, the region AGTCCCGCCGCCGGTGTGGACCGCTATTCGGTGCCGTTCTTCCTGGCACCACGACTGGACGCCGTCGTGGAACCGCTGGAACTGCCCGCCGAACTCGCCGCCGAAGCGCGCGGGATCAGCACTGACGCGAACAATCCGCTGCTGGCCGCGTTCGGGGAGAACGCGCTGCTCGGCTGGCTGCGTTCGCACCCGGAGGTGGCGCGGCGCTGGTGGTCCGATGTGCTCGAAGCGCAGGTGGCGCGGTGACCGACCAACGCTGGTCCTTCGAAACCCGGCAGGTGCACGCCGGTGCGGCACCGGACGAGACGACCGGGGCGCGGGCGACTCCGATCTACCAGACGAGTTCGTTCGTCTTCGACGACGCCGAGCACGCGGCGTCGGCGTTCGCCTTGCAGGACTTGGAAACCCACGCCTACAGCAGGCTGTCGAACCCGACGACCTCGGTCGTCGAACGACGCATCGCCGATCTGGAGAACGCGGCGGGCGCGGTGGCGGTGGCGAGCGGGCAGGCCGCCTCAACGCTGGCGCTGCTGGCGATCGCGAAGGCCGGAGATCACGTCGTGGCGTCCTCGGCGCTCTACGGCGGCACCTACAATCTGTTCGCCCACACCCTCGCCGACCTGGGCATCACCGTCGACTTCGTCGCCGACCCCGACGACCTCGACCAGTGGCGCGCGGCGTTGCACCCCCGGACCAGGGCGCTGTACGCGGAGACGATCGCGAACCCGAGCGGCGGAGTGCTCGACATCGAAGGCGTCGCCTCCGTCGCGCACACCTGGGGAGTGCCGCTGATCGTCGACCACACGGTGGCCACCCCGTACCTGTGCCGGCCGCTCGATCACGGGGCGGACGTCGTGGTGCACTCGACGACGAAGTTCCTTTCGGGGCACGGAACCGGGATCGGCGGCATCATCGTCGACAGTGGACGGTTCGACTACCCCGCCGAACCGGAGCGCTGGCCGCAGCTCACGCAGCCCGACCCCAGCTATCACGGTTTGATTTTCGACGCCGAGTTCGGCGAACTCGCCTACCTGATGCGCGTCCGCACGAGACTCGTGCGCGACCTCGGCCCGGCGGTGTCGCCGTTCAACAGTTTCCTGCTGCTGCAAGGCATCGAGACGTTGTCCCTGCGCATGACCCGCCACACCGCGAATGCCCGAGCCGTCGCCGACTGGCTGGAGGACCAGCCCGGCGTGACGCGAGTGCACTACGCGGGTCTCCCGTCGAGCCCGTGGCACGCCTCGGCGAAGCGCTACCTCACCGAGGGCGCGGGAGCGGTGCTCGCCTTCGACCTCGCGGGCGGGGCAGCCGCAGGCCGCCGCTTCGTCGACGCCTTGACCCTGTTCAGCCACCTGGCCAACATCGGCGACGTCCGCAGCCTCGTGATC harbors:
- a CDS encoding O-acetylhomoserine aminocarboxypropyltransferase/cysteine synthase family protein gives rise to the protein MTDQRWSFETRQVHAGAAPDETTGARATPIYQTSSFVFDDAEHAASAFALQDLETHAYSRLSNPTTSVVERRIADLENAAGAVAVASGQAASTLALLAIAKAGDHVVASSALYGGTYNLFAHTLADLGITVDFVADPDDLDQWRAALHPRTRALYAETIANPSGGVLDIEGVASVAHTWGVPLIVDHTVATPYLCRPLDHGADVVVHSTTKFLSGHGTGIGGIIVDSGRFDYPAEPERWPQLTQPDPSYHGLIFDAEFGELAYLMRVRTRLVRDLGPAVSPFNSFLLLQGIETLSLRMTRHTANARAVADWLEDQPGVTRVHYAGLPSSPWHASAKRYLTEGAGAVLAFDLAGGAAAGRRFVDALTLFSHLANIGDVRSLVIHPASTTHAQLTEPEQRAAGVTPGLIRLSVGLEDVEDLIADLSTGLAAAGCDLGDEA